A section of the Ornithinimicrobium sufpigmenti genome encodes:
- a CDS encoding putative nucleotidyltransferase substrate binding domain-containing protein, whose amino-acid sequence MDVELAEIRDFLAQHPPFDALPAEVLDTLPGRCTLSYARRGSTVLRAGQRNDQLFVVRSGAVDVSDQGQLVDRVGAGGAFGMSSVVEGVPVRYEATAREDTLLIQLPQEVFDELSAHHPAVAVHFAATHHDRIRTAIGQLQAPSRGSSVLRTAVRDLITVEPVRAEPEVAIAEAAQVMTRAGVSSLLIMRGEQLLGILTDRDLRRRVLAAGVTPDRPVSEVMTPDPVTIGAEALALEVLLEMTGRNIHHLPVQDASGRVLGLVTTTDLVRLERSNPVYLVADITDRGHVEGVVEQASRIPTVVEQLVAEEASAEDIGRVTTALADAVVVRLLELATDELRGAGHGEAPGRYSWVWLGSAAREEMGLGGDQDHALVLADDADPSDPWWGRLAERVTAALEAAGWPRCDGDIMATNPRWRMTVSQWREQFARWSHDPEPDAVLWAAIFYDMRSVFGDHALVEGLRADVVPMGGRSDLLMAYLAGQAARMRPPIGFFRGFVLEDAGEHRDTLDIKRGVTAVVQLARVHALRAGSLALGTRVRLEAAAARGGLSAQTATDLADAFELMSYLRVRHQVRQVRAGDLPDNHLNPGGLGSLDRRHLRDAFQIVRSAQQLLSARLPQVS is encoded by the coding sequence ATGGACGTCGAGCTCGCCGAGATCAGGGACTTTTTGGCCCAGCACCCGCCGTTCGACGCCCTGCCCGCGGAGGTGCTCGACACGCTGCCCGGGCGCTGCACGCTGAGCTATGCCCGCCGCGGCTCGACGGTGCTGCGGGCGGGGCAGCGCAACGATCAGCTCTTCGTGGTCCGCTCCGGGGCCGTCGACGTCAGCGACCAGGGCCAGCTGGTGGACCGGGTCGGGGCCGGGGGCGCTTTCGGGATGTCCTCGGTGGTCGAGGGGGTGCCCGTCCGGTACGAGGCGACCGCCCGGGAGGACACGCTGCTCATCCAGCTGCCCCAGGAGGTGTTCGACGAGCTGAGTGCGCACCACCCCGCCGTGGCCGTCCACTTCGCCGCGACCCACCACGACCGGATCAGGACCGCGATCGGCCAGCTCCAGGCGCCGAGCCGGGGTTCCTCGGTGCTGCGCACCGCGGTACGCGACCTGATCACGGTCGAGCCGGTCCGGGCCGAGCCGGAGGTGGCGATCGCCGAGGCGGCGCAGGTGATGACCCGGGCAGGGGTCTCCTCGCTGCTCATCATGCGGGGGGAGCAGCTCCTGGGCATCCTCACCGACCGCGACCTGCGCCGCCGCGTGCTCGCGGCGGGCGTAACACCGGACCGCCCGGTGTCCGAGGTGATGACTCCTGACCCGGTCACCATCGGTGCCGAGGCACTGGCTCTGGAGGTCCTCCTGGAGATGACCGGGCGCAACATCCACCACCTCCCGGTGCAGGACGCGTCCGGACGGGTGCTCGGCCTGGTCACCACCACGGACCTGGTGCGCCTGGAACGGTCCAACCCCGTCTACCTCGTCGCCGACATCACCGACCGCGGCCACGTCGAGGGAGTGGTCGAACAGGCCAGCCGGATCCCCACGGTCGTCGAGCAGCTCGTCGCCGAGGAGGCCAGCGCCGAGGACATCGGACGGGTGACCACCGCGCTCGCGGACGCCGTGGTGGTGCGTCTGCTCGAGCTGGCGACCGACGAGCTGCGCGGCGCCGGCCACGGCGAGGCGCCGGGCCGGTACTCCTGGGTCTGGCTGGGGTCCGCAGCCCGGGAGGAGATGGGGCTGGGCGGCGACCAGGACCACGCGCTGGTGCTCGCGGACGACGCCGACCCCTCGGACCCGTGGTGGGGCCGGCTGGCCGAGCGGGTGACCGCCGCCCTGGAGGCCGCCGGCTGGCCCCGGTGTGACGGCGACATCATGGCCACCAACCCGCGGTGGCGGATGACGGTGTCGCAGTGGCGCGAGCAGTTCGCCCGCTGGAGCCACGACCCGGAGCCCGACGCGGTGCTGTGGGCGGCGATCTTCTACGACATGCGCAGCGTCTTCGGGGACCACGCCCTGGTCGAGGGGCTGCGTGCCGACGTCGTGCCCATGGGTGGTCGTTCGGACCTGCTGATGGCCTACCTGGCGGGGCAGGCGGCGCGGATGCGACCCCCGATCGGCTTCTTCCGCGGCTTCGTCCTGGAGGACGCGGGGGAGCACCGGGACACCCTCGACATCAAACGGGGGGTCACGGCGGTGGTCCAGCTGGCGCGCGTGCACGCGCTCCGGGCCGGATCCCTCGCCCTGGGCACCCGGGTGCGGCTGGAGGCCGCTGCCGCCCGGGGCGGTCTGTCGGCCCAGACGGCGACCGACCTCGCCGACGCCTTCGAGCTGATGTCCTACCTGCGGGTGCGTCACCAGGTGCGGCAGGTGCGGGCGGGGGACCTGCCGGACAACCACCTCAACCCCGGCGGCCTGGGCAGCCTGGACCGGCGACACCTGCGCGACGCCTTCCAGATCGTCCGGTCCGCGCAGCAGCTGCTGAGCGCCCGCCTGCCGCAGGTGAGCTGA
- a CDS encoding exonuclease domain-containing protein, with the protein MGWWQRLVPGGREVPPGTPLAALAKAPLPDPQTPLGLVELLAVDLETTGLDPRRDELLSVGMVVVRGGQVHLGTARHLPVRPRGQVGDSAVVHGLTDDALAQAPTIEQVLPQVLAALVHVTPPPGAAADAADHHDPAAAPRPRRVLLAHFAQVETTFLAAACRQVYGASVGVPVADTLEIARRLLRAHHHELQAGTVRLDACRRRHGLPRYRAHSAVTDAVACAELFLAQTAELEQVRGRPLVLADVLERGLR; encoded by the coding sequence ATGGGCTGGTGGCAGCGGCTGGTCCCGGGCGGCCGGGAGGTGCCCCCCGGGACCCCGCTCGCGGCCTTGGCGAAGGCCCCCCTGCCGGACCCGCAGACACCGCTGGGCCTCGTCGAGCTGCTCGCCGTCGACCTGGAGACGACCGGTCTGGACCCGCGCCGTGACGAGCTGCTGTCGGTCGGGATGGTGGTGGTCCGCGGAGGTCAGGTGCATCTGGGGACGGCCCGCCACCTGCCGGTACGGCCCCGTGGCCAGGTCGGCGACTCCGCCGTGGTGCACGGGCTCACCGACGACGCCCTGGCCCAGGCGCCCACGATCGAGCAGGTCCTCCCGCAGGTGCTGGCCGCCCTCGTCCACGTCACCCCGCCGCCGGGTGCCGCCGCCGACGCTGCTGACCACCACGACCCCGCCGCCGCACCGCGACCCCGCCGGGTGCTCCTCGCCCACTTCGCCCAGGTCGAGACCACCTTCCTGGCGGCTGCCTGCCGCCAGGTGTACGGCGCGTCCGTGGGCGTCCCCGTCGCGGACACCCTGGAGATCGCCAGGCGCCTGCTGCGGGCCCACCACCACGAGCTGCAGGCCGGCACGGTCCGGCTCGATGCCTGCCGGCGGCGGCACGGGCTGCCGCGCTACCGGGCCCATTCGGCGGTGACGGACGCCGTGGCCTGCGCCGAGCTGTTCCTCGCCCAGACCGCCGAGCTGGAGCAGGTGCGCGGACGCCCGCTGGTCCTGGCGGACGTGCTGGAGCGGGGGCTGCGCTAG
- a CDS encoding demethylmenaquinone methyltransferase, whose protein sequence is MNPNRAHLDKAPHEVAGMFDGVARRYDLTNTVLTGGLDGHWRRVAARVVDARPGERVLDIAAGTGVSSVPYADREVAVVPADFSLGMLREGHRRRPDLPFTAADAMALPFADGSFDVVTMSFGLRNVKDVGQALREFLRVTRPGGRLLVVEFSTPTVPGLAQLYDRVALNLLPAVARRTSSNPESYEYLTESIRAWPDQRQLAETVREAGWEQVRWRNLTGGIVALHHALAPAPAGGLT, encoded by the coding sequence ATGAACCCCAACCGCGCCCACCTGGACAAGGCACCGCACGAGGTCGCGGGCATGTTCGACGGAGTCGCGAGGCGCTACGACCTCACCAACACCGTGCTGACCGGCGGTCTGGACGGGCACTGGCGTCGCGTCGCCGCCCGGGTCGTGGACGCCCGACCGGGGGAGCGGGTGCTCGACATCGCCGCCGGCACCGGCGTCTCCAGCGTCCCCTACGCCGACCGGGAGGTGGCGGTCGTCCCCGCCGACTTCTCCCTCGGCATGCTCCGCGAGGGCCACCGGCGCCGACCGGACCTGCCGTTCACCGCGGCCGACGCGATGGCGCTGCCGTTCGCCGACGGGTCCTTCGACGTGGTGACGATGAGCTTCGGCCTGCGCAACGTCAAGGACGTCGGGCAGGCGCTCCGTGAGTTCCTGCGGGTCACCCGCCCCGGGGGGCGGTTGCTCGTCGTCGAGTTCTCCACCCCCACCGTCCCCGGTCTCGCCCAGCTCTACGACAGGGTCGCGCTCAACCTGCTGCCCGCCGTGGCGCGGCGCACCAGCTCCAACCCGGAGTCCTACGAGTACCTCACCGAGTCGATCAGGGCCTGGCCCGACCAGCGCCAGCTCGCCGAGACGGTCCGCGAGGCCGGCTGGGAGCAGGTGCGCTGGCGCAACCTGACGGGCGGCATCGTGGCCCTGCACCACGCGCTCGCCCCCGCCCCTGCCGGTGGGCTGACCTAG